The following proteins are encoded in a genomic region of Sesamum indicum cultivar Zhongzhi No. 13 linkage group LG8, S_indicum_v1.0, whole genome shotgun sequence:
- the LOC105168963 gene encoding transcription factor bHLH149-like: MVLSSSSLSNPDANSNLSRKRRKIEPHSSARLPTEAGRPRWRTETEQQIYSSKLVDALRHLRRPESPDSTGRAVRETADRVLAVSARGRTRWSRAILAGRLSLRLAHIKKKHKKAAKPAAAADSRVKKPVVQKKQPLLQRKVKVLSRLVPGCRKLPLPNLLEETTDYIAALEMQVKAMTFLTGLLNAGASSAAGSSLADQIQYFSSA, from the coding sequence ATGGTGCTATCATCGTCTTCATTATCGAATCCCGACGCCAATTCCAATCTCTCTCGCAAGCGGAGAAAAATTGAGCCCCACTCCTCCGCTCGACTTCCCACAGAGGCCGGTCGCCCCAGGTGGCGGACGGAAACCGAGCAGCAGATCTATTCGTCGAAGCTTGTGGACGCCCTCCGCCACCTCCGTCGCCCTGAATCCCCCGACTCCACCGGGCGCGCCGTCCGGGAAACCGCCGACCGAGTGCTCGCCGTCTCCGCCAGGGGCAGAACCCGCTGGAGCAGAGCTATTCTGGCCGGCCGCCTCAGCCTCCGCCTCGCtcacataaaaaagaaacacaaaaaggCGGCCAAacccgccgccgccgccgacTCGCGGGTCAAGAAACCGGTCGTCCAAAAGAAGCAGCCGCTGTTGCAGCGAAAAGTAAAGGTGTTGAGCCGATTAGTTCCAGGCTGCCGGAAACTCCCGCTGCCGAACCTTCTAGAAGAAACGACTGACTATATTGCGGCGTTGGAAATGCAAGTCAAAGCTATGACTTTTCTCACAGGGCTACTCAACGCCGGCGCTTCCTCCGCCGCCGGCAGCTCATTAGCCGATCAAATTCAGTATTTTAGCTCGGCTTAG
- the LOC105168964 gene encoding probable Xaa-Pro aminopeptidase 3 isoform X2, with protein MHILRRNLLQRIRSNFFDQVVKERAFSSRTVRDVGQPTASTHPQLLKKGEITPGISSEEYIWRRKKLLELLPENALAIVASAPVKMMTDVVPYTFRQDADYLYITGCQQPGGIAVLGHHCGLCMFMPEVTSDDVMWQGEIAGVDAALDTFKADEAYPMSALDKILSRMIGSSSQLFHNVNTANSSYMNLEAFHRAANNGKVRDFSVYSHEARWIKSEAEVNLMRNSASIACQALLLTMLHSMSFPNEGMLSAKFEYECKTRGAQRMAFNPVVGGGSNGSVIHYARNDQKIQDGDLVLMDVGCELHGYVSDLTRTWPPCGRFSSVQEELYDLILETNEECLRLCKPGTSIREIHNYSVHKLRKGFKELGILKRDQPHSYHLLNPTSHYLGMDVHDCSKISYDVPLKPGVVITIEPGVYIPSNFDGPERYRGIGIRIEDEVLITESGYEVLTGSVPKEIRHLESLLNNLSSGMGVKTHNVVKHFHNSVDIASNR; from the exons ATGCATATTCTTCGTAGAAATCTACTACAAAGAATCCGCTCCAATTTCTTCGATCAA GTTGTAAAGGAGAGAGCATTTTCCAGTAGGACAGTCCGCGATGTGGGACAGCCAACAGCCAGTACTCATCCTCAG TTATTGAAGAAAGGGGAGATTACTCCTGGCATAAGCAGTGAAGAATACATCTGGAGACGAAAGAAATTATTAGAACTTCTTCCGGAGAATGCTTTGGCAATTGTTGCATCTGCCCCAGTGAAGATGATGACTGATGTCGTGCCATACACCTTCCGGCAAGATGCCGATTATCTCTACATTACTGGCTGCCAACAACCAGGTGGCATTGCAGTTTTAGGTCATCATTGTGGTTTATGCATGTTCATGCCAGAAGTAACATCCGAT GATGTTATGTGGCAAGGTGAGATTGCTGGGGTCGATGCAGCTCTGGACACATTCAAGGCTGATGAAGCATACCCAATGAGTGCATTGGATAAG ATCCTCTCAAGGATGATAGGAAGCTCATCCCAGTTGTTCCATAATGTGAATACAGCTAATTCTTCTTACATGAACTTGGAGGCCTTCCATAGAGCAGCTAACAATGGCAAAGTCAGAGATTTTTCAGTCTATAGTCATGAAGCACGGTGGATAAAATCAGAAGCTGAGGTTAATTTGATGAGAAATTCTGCCTCTATAGCTTGTCAG GCTCTTTTGCTGACAATGTTGCACTCGATGTCATTTCCGAATGAGGGTATGCTCTCAGCTAAGTTTGAATATGAATGCAAAACGCGAGGTGCCCAAAGAATGGC GTTCAATCCTGTGGTTGGTGGGGGTTCTAATGGCAGTGTCATACATTATGCTCGAAATGatcaaaaa ATTCAGGATGGAGACCTTGTTCTGATGGATGTAGGATGTGAACTCCACGGTTATGTTAGTGATCTTACTCGTACATGGCCACCTTGCGGTAGATTTTCTTCCGTTCAA GAAGAATTGTATGACCTTATACTGGAGACAAATGAAGAATGTTTAAGACTCTGCAAACCCGGCACGAGCATTCGAGAAATACACAACTACTCG GTTCACAAGCTGCGAAAAGGATTCAAAGAACTTGGAATATTAAAAAGAGATCAACCTCACAGTTACCATTTGTTGAACCCGACGA GCCACTATCTTGGTATGGATGTTCATGATTGCTCCAAAATAAGCTACGATGTTCCTTTGAAGCCCGGTGTT GTGATCACAATTGAACCTGGCGTCTACATCCCTTCTAATTTTGATGGTCCAGAGAG GTATCGAGGCATTGGGATAAGGATAGAAGATGAAGTTCTGATCACAGAGTCAGGATATGAG GTACTTACGGGTTCGGTACCAAAAGAGATTAGACACTTGGAATCCTTGCTTAACAATTTGAGCAGTGGGATGGGGGTAAAGACTCATAACGTGGTTAAGCACTTCCATAATTCAGTAGACATTGCTTCTAACAGATGA
- the LOC105168964 gene encoding probable Xaa-Pro aminopeptidase 3 isoform X1 — translation MHILRRNLLQRIRSNFFDQVVKERAFSSRTVRDVGQPTASTHPQLLKKGEITPGISSEEYIWRRKKLLELLPENALAIVASAPVKMMTDVVPYTFRQDADYLYITGCQQPGGIAVLGHHCGLCMFMPEVTSDDVMWQGEIAGVDAALDTFKADEAYPMSALDKILSRMIGSSSQLFHNVNTANSSYMNLEAFHRAANNGKVRDFSVYSHEARWIKSEAEVNLMRNSASIACQALLLTMLHSMSFPNEGMLSAKFEYECKTRGAQRMAFNPVVGGGSNGSVIHYARNDQKIQDGDLVLMDVGCELHGYVSDLTRTWPPCGRFSSVQEELYDLILETNEECLRLCKPGTSIREIHNYSVHKLRKGFKELGILKRDQPHSYHLLNPTSIGHYLGMDVHDCSKISYDVPLKPGVVITIEPGVYIPSNFDGPERYRGIGIRIEDEVLITESGYEVLTGSVPKEIRHLESLLNNLSSGMGVKTHNVVKHFHNSVDIASNR, via the exons ATGCATATTCTTCGTAGAAATCTACTACAAAGAATCCGCTCCAATTTCTTCGATCAA GTTGTAAAGGAGAGAGCATTTTCCAGTAGGACAGTCCGCGATGTGGGACAGCCAACAGCCAGTACTCATCCTCAG TTATTGAAGAAAGGGGAGATTACTCCTGGCATAAGCAGTGAAGAATACATCTGGAGACGAAAGAAATTATTAGAACTTCTTCCGGAGAATGCTTTGGCAATTGTTGCATCTGCCCCAGTGAAGATGATGACTGATGTCGTGCCATACACCTTCCGGCAAGATGCCGATTATCTCTACATTACTGGCTGCCAACAACCAGGTGGCATTGCAGTTTTAGGTCATCATTGTGGTTTATGCATGTTCATGCCAGAAGTAACATCCGAT GATGTTATGTGGCAAGGTGAGATTGCTGGGGTCGATGCAGCTCTGGACACATTCAAGGCTGATGAAGCATACCCAATGAGTGCATTGGATAAG ATCCTCTCAAGGATGATAGGAAGCTCATCCCAGTTGTTCCATAATGTGAATACAGCTAATTCTTCTTACATGAACTTGGAGGCCTTCCATAGAGCAGCTAACAATGGCAAAGTCAGAGATTTTTCAGTCTATAGTCATGAAGCACGGTGGATAAAATCAGAAGCTGAGGTTAATTTGATGAGAAATTCTGCCTCTATAGCTTGTCAG GCTCTTTTGCTGACAATGTTGCACTCGATGTCATTTCCGAATGAGGGTATGCTCTCAGCTAAGTTTGAATATGAATGCAAAACGCGAGGTGCCCAAAGAATGGC GTTCAATCCTGTGGTTGGTGGGGGTTCTAATGGCAGTGTCATACATTATGCTCGAAATGatcaaaaa ATTCAGGATGGAGACCTTGTTCTGATGGATGTAGGATGTGAACTCCACGGTTATGTTAGTGATCTTACTCGTACATGGCCACCTTGCGGTAGATTTTCTTCCGTTCAA GAAGAATTGTATGACCTTATACTGGAGACAAATGAAGAATGTTTAAGACTCTGCAAACCCGGCACGAGCATTCGAGAAATACACAACTACTCG GTTCACAAGCTGCGAAAAGGATTCAAAGAACTTGGAATATTAAAAAGAGATCAACCTCACAGTTACCATTTGTTGAACCCGACGAGTATAG GCCACTATCTTGGTATGGATGTTCATGATTGCTCCAAAATAAGCTACGATGTTCCTTTGAAGCCCGGTGTT GTGATCACAATTGAACCTGGCGTCTACATCCCTTCTAATTTTGATGGTCCAGAGAG GTATCGAGGCATTGGGATAAGGATAGAAGATGAAGTTCTGATCACAGAGTCAGGATATGAG GTACTTACGGGTTCGGTACCAAAAGAGATTAGACACTTGGAATCCTTGCTTAACAATTTGAGCAGTGGGATGGGGGTAAAGACTCATAACGTGGTTAAGCACTTCCATAATTCAGTAGACATTGCTTCTAACAGATGA